A segment of the Agrobacterium tumefaciens genome:
GAAGATCATGTCAAAGGCGGTGGCAGACGGCCAGCCGGCCATTGCCATCACCGATACGAACAACCTTTTTGTTGCGCTCGAGTTTTCCGAGAAGGCGCGTGATGAGGGGCTGCAGCCGATCATCGGCTGTCAGGTCTCCATCGACATGCAGGATGCGGTGGAAGACCGCCGCAACAACAATGCACATCTCGCAAAACTTCCTTCCATCGTGCTGCTTGCTGCCGACGCGCAAGGCTATGAGCGTCTGGTGGACCTCGTCAGCCGCGCATACCTGGAAGGTGAGGGCAGCGGCCACCATGCGGTCAACATCTCCCGTGCCTGGCTGGAGGAAAGTTCCAATGCCGGCCTGATTGCCCTGACCGGTGCTTCGGGCGGCCCAATCGATATCGCCTTGCGGGAAGGTCACGCCGATCAGGCGAAAGACCGGCTGCTGACATTGAAGTCTCTGTTTGGTGACAGGCTCTATATCGAGCTGCAGCGGCAGGGCAATTTCGACCGTGCCCATGAACGGCGGATGATCGGTCTTGCTTTCGAGCATGAGGTTCCGCTGGTTGCCACCAACGAGGCTTTTTTCCCGTCGAAGGCCGACTATGAGGCGCATGACGCCCTGATGGCGGTGGCGCACAATGCCATCGTGTCCGATGACAGCCGTTTCCGCCTGACACCGGACCACTATCTGAAAAGCCGCGCCGAGATGATGGCGCTGTTCGCCGACGTTCCCGAGGCTCTGGAAAACACCGTCGAGATTGCGCTGCGCTGCTCCTACGTTCTGAAGAAGCGTGGACCGATTCTGCCGCGCTTCACCGGCGCCAGCGACGATCCGGAGGCGGCGGAACGCGCCGAGTCCGGCGAGCTTCGCCGTCAGGCCGTCGAAGGTCTGAATGATCGTCTGGCCGCACTCGGCATGGCGGCTGGTTATACGGAACAGGAGTACCGCGACAGGCTCGATTTCGAACTCGGCGTTATCGAACGCATGAAGTTCCCCGGTTACTTCCTGATCGTCGCCGACTTCATCAAATGGGCCAAGCAGCACGATATTCCCGTTGGTCCCGGCCGCGGTTCGGGTGCGGGCTCGCTGGTTGCCTATGCGCTGACGATCACCGACGTCGACCCCTTGCGTTTCTCGCTGCTGTTCGAGCGCTTCCTCAACCCGGAACGCGTATCGATGCCCGACTTCGATATCGACTTCTGCCAGGATCGTCGCGAAGAGGTGATCCGCTATGTGCAGCGGAAATATGGTCGCGAGCAGGTGGCGCAGATCATTACCTTCGGTTCGTTGCAGGCGCGCGCCGCGTTGCGCGACGTCGGCCGCGTTCTGGAAATGCCCTACGGCCAGGTTGACAAGATCTGTAAGCTGGTGCCGAACAATCCGGCCAATCCAACGCCCCTGTCGAAGGCGATCGAGGAAGAGCCGCGCCTGCAGGAAGAGGCCGACAAGGAACCGGTCGTTGCCCGCCTGCTGGATATCGCCCAGAAGATCGAAGGGCTTTATCGCCACGCATCGACCCACGCCGCCGGTATCGTTATTGGCGACAGGCCGCTGTCGCAGCTCGTGCCGATGTATCGCGATCCGCGTTCGGACATGCCCGTCACCCAGTTCAACATGAAGTGGGTGGAAAGCGCCGGTCTCGTCAAGTTCGACTTCCTCGGCCTGAAAACGCTCACGGTTCTGAAGGTCGCGGTGGATTTCGTCGCCAAGCGCGGCGTCAGTGTCGACCTTGCAGCGATCCCGCTCGACGATCCGAAAACCTATGAAATGCTGTCCCGCGGCGAGACCATAGGCGTCTTCCAGGTGGAAAGTGCGGGCATGCGTAAAGCCCTGATCGGCATGCGGCCCGACTGCATCGAGGACATCATCGCGCTGGTCGCCCTGTACCGTCCGGGCCCGATGGAAAACATTCCGGTCTACAACGCCCGTAAACACGGCGAGGAAGAGATCGAGTCGATCCATCCGACCATCGATCATCTTCTCAAAGAAACGCAGGGCGTTATCGTCTATCAGGAACAGGTGATGCAGATCGCCCAGGTTCTGTCCGGTTATTCGCTTGGCGAAGCCGATCTTCTGCGCCGCGCCATGGGTAAGAAGATCAAGGAGGAGATGGACAAGCAGCGCGAACGTTTCGTTGATGGCGCGATCAAGAATGGCGTATCGAAAGCCCAGTCCGATACGATCTTCGATCTTCTCGCCAAGTTCGCGAACTACGGCTTCAACAAGTCACACGCAGCCGCTTACGCTATCGTCTCCTACCAGACCGCCTACATGAAGGCGCACTATCCGGTCGAGTTCCTGGCCGCGTCGATGACGCTCGATATGGCCAACACGGAAAAGCTCAACGATTTCCGTCAGGATGCCGGTCGTCTTGGTATCGAGATTGTTGCACCATCGGTGCAGACCTCCTATCGCCAGTTCGAAACGGGTGAGAGCCGCATCTATTATTCGCTCGCCGCCATCAAGGGCGTCGGCGAGGGCGCGGTCGAACACATCGTTGCGGTGCGTGGTGACAAGCCGTTTTCGAGCCTTGAAGATTTCTGCCTGCGTATCGATCCCAAACAGATCAACCGGCGCGTACTGGAAAGCCTTATCAATGCCGGCGCCTTCGATTGTTTCGGCAAGGATCGCGCCGAACTGATCGGCGGTCTCGATCGCATCATGGGCTATTCGCAGCGCGCGCAGGAAAGCCGTGTCACCGGCCAGTCGGACATGTTCGGCTCAGGCGGCGCAAGCGGTCCGGAAAAGCTGGTTCTGCCGGCCTTCCAGCCCTGGCTTGCCTCGGAAAAGCTGCTGCGTGAATATCAGGTGCTCGGTTTTTACCTCACCGCGCATCCGCTCGATACCTATAAGCCCATTCTCGAAAAACTCCGGGTGCAGACCTTCGCGGATTTCTCCGGCGCGGTGAAACAAGGCGCGACAGCCGGGCGCCTGGCCGGCACCGTTACCGGCAAGCAGGAGCGCAAGACACGCACCGGCAACAAGATGGGTATCATCACCTTCTCGGATTCATCCGGCCAGTTTGAAGCCGTGCTGTTTTCCGAAGGTCTCGGGCAGTATCGTGACCTGCTCGAAGTCGGCAAGTCGCTGGTAATCACCGTTCAGGCCGAAGAGCGGCCGGAAGGCATCGGACTGCGTATCCAGACGGCGCAGTCGCTGGAGGAGAAATCCGTGCAGATGCAGAAGGCGCTGCGCGTTTACGTCCGTGATTCCGGTCCTTTGAAAACCGTAGCGCGCCACCTCAACACCAGAGGCGATGGCTCGGTGTATTTCATCGTCATCAAGGACGAGGGAAGCCGTGAGATCGAGGTGGAACTGACGGAGAAATACCGCATCTCGCCGGAAATCGCCGCCGCCTTGCGCTCGGCACCCGGCGTCGTGGACGTCGAACTGGTCTGATCCCGAAGGTTCAGACCGGCCCTTCTTTCGTCACCGTAATGAAATCCGTGCCTTGGCCCGTTTCCATCGCGTGGCTGAGATCCGACACCGTGATCGAGCTTCCGGTCGACAGCTCTTCCTCGATCCTCTCACGGATGTCTTTCGGGATGTCGATGCGGTCGAGCACGGCGCTTAGCTGATCGAAACCGCCAGGTGCCTCTGCCTCGGTAATCCCGAGCCGTTTGCGGGCTGCTGCCGGCAGGTGGTTTTCCAGCGTCATGCCGTTCCATTCGGCATGCCCGCTGTTGCGATCGACAGAAACCGCCTCGAAGAAATGTGTGCCAAGCGCGATGTTGGGGTCCTTGATGTCGACGGGCGCTTCAAACAGCGGTTTGAAGTCCTGCCGCACCATGATCTGGCCACTTGGCGCGTGGTCTTCTCCGGCGGATTGGTAGAGTGCCCTGGTAAAGGCATCCGTCAGCAGCGGGCCGGTCGTTTTCATGCCCTTCCACCGTTTGAAGCCATTGATGGCACTGATGGTCATCTCGCCCGCATAACCGTCGGCCGCGCCGGCATCGAAGCCGAGCCGGGTCAGAAGCGACTGGATATCCATGACTTTTTCCCGCTCGCCACGGCGGGTGATGAGAAT
Coding sequences within it:
- the dnaE gene encoding DNA polymerase III subunit alpha, giving the protein MTASGETSGEKLTTPGFVHLRVHSAYSLLEGALPLKKIMSKAVADGQPAIAITDTNNLFVALEFSEKARDEGLQPIIGCQVSIDMQDAVEDRRNNNAHLAKLPSIVLLAADAQGYERLVDLVSRAYLEGEGSGHHAVNISRAWLEESSNAGLIALTGASGGPIDIALREGHADQAKDRLLTLKSLFGDRLYIELQRQGNFDRAHERRMIGLAFEHEVPLVATNEAFFPSKADYEAHDALMAVAHNAIVSDDSRFRLTPDHYLKSRAEMMALFADVPEALENTVEIALRCSYVLKKRGPILPRFTGASDDPEAAERAESGELRRQAVEGLNDRLAALGMAAGYTEQEYRDRLDFELGVIERMKFPGYFLIVADFIKWAKQHDIPVGPGRGSGAGSLVAYALTITDVDPLRFSLLFERFLNPERVSMPDFDIDFCQDRREEVIRYVQRKYGREQVAQIITFGSLQARAALRDVGRVLEMPYGQVDKICKLVPNNPANPTPLSKAIEEEPRLQEEADKEPVVARLLDIAQKIEGLYRHASTHAAGIVIGDRPLSQLVPMYRDPRSDMPVTQFNMKWVESAGLVKFDFLGLKTLTVLKVAVDFVAKRGVSVDLAAIPLDDPKTYEMLSRGETIGVFQVESAGMRKALIGMRPDCIEDIIALVALYRPGPMENIPVYNARKHGEEEIESIHPTIDHLLKETQGVIVYQEQVMQIAQVLSGYSLGEADLLRRAMGKKIKEEMDKQRERFVDGAIKNGVSKAQSDTIFDLLAKFANYGFNKSHAAAYAIVSYQTAYMKAHYPVEFLAASMTLDMANTEKLNDFRQDAGRLGIEIVAPSVQTSYRQFETGESRIYYSLAAIKGVGEGAVEHIVAVRGDKPFSSLEDFCLRIDPKQINRRVLESLINAGAFDCFGKDRAELIGGLDRIMGYSQRAQESRVTGQSDMFGSGGASGPEKLVLPAFQPWLASEKLLREYQVLGFYLTAHPLDTYKPILEKLRVQTFADFSGAVKQGATAGRLAGTVTGKQERKTRTGNKMGIITFSDSSGQFEAVLFSEGLGQYRDLLEVGKSLVITVQAEERPEGIGLRIQTAQSLEEKSVQMQKALRVYVRDSGPLKTVARHLNTRGDGSVYFIVIKDEGSREIEVELTEKYRISPEIAAALRSAPGVVDVELV
- a CDS encoding L,D-transpeptidase family protein, yielding MSLRLRLLTGMLSASILAFPALAADQKSLQIVVSKSEQSLALYENGEIIATSKISSGKAGHETPSGIFSILEKRKYHESNIYSAAPMPFMQRLTWSGIALHEGKVPNYPASHGCVRLPSKFAQSLFGQTDRGVHVIITGAPVSLRFVQHPALFQPRDDSDDGKLLLSDVELRPATFDTALGSVEVAVNERTNAIKPAVREKQSAPLRILITRRGEREKVMDIQSLLTRLGFDAGAADGYAGEMTISAINGFKRWKGMKTTGPLLTDAFTRALYQSAGEDHAPSGQIMVRQDFKPLFEAPVDIKDPNIALGTHFFEAVSVDRNSGHAEWNGMTLENHLPAAARKRLGITEAEAPGGFDQLSAVLDRIDIPKDIRERIEEELSTGSSITVSDLSHAMETGQGTDFITVTKEGPV